A portion of the Osmerus mordax isolate fOsmMor3 chromosome 28 unlocalized genomic scaffold, fOsmMor3.pri SUPER_28_unloc_8, whole genome shotgun sequence genome contains these proteins:
- the cdc14b gene encoding dual specificity protein phosphatase CDC14B isoform X2, with the protein MHKARMKRKSERRRLESRKKRCAAKSLEAEPKSDIYITITGQLYFAILPQKTRSTCERHCFCIDDELSYENFYADFGPLNLAMFYRFCCKLTKKLKSFSLAKKKIVFYTCGDQKKQANAAYLIGSYAVMHLQMSPEETYGLLVSRYSTYLPFRDASFGTCLYNLNILDCLRAIHKALQFGWLDFSKFDVEEYEHYERAENGDFNWIIPGKFLAFSGPHPKSKMENGYPLHAPEAYFPYFRKHNVTTIVRLNKKMYEAKRFAAAGFQHHDLFFVDGSTPTDAIVRRFLNICENAEGVIAVHCKAGLGRTGTLIGCYMMKHYRVSAAEAIAWIRICRPGSVIGPQQNFVEEQQSSLWVEGDVFREKVLGERENGRTAVTRILSGVDDITITGSNKNWSPQREEDLYNEEDERNSLTQGDKLRALKSKRQARASTGSLSQEENKIHTRSSSQSLRIILQSSGQSVKVSPSHSSDDSDTRKRTRTSLPANCVGGSPLSHSRLARSLGSLHVGACQRQQPCDPPSPAPAGGPAPVSMTQAQQQQSLLGPQKTHCVQRTNAPLLSAVSTLYEIMSLHTDG; encoded by the exons ATGCATAAAGCGAGGATGAAGCGCAAAAGCGAGAGGAGGCGGCTCGAGTCACGGAAAAAACGCTGTGCAGCTAAGAGCTTAGAGGCGGAGCCAAAGTCCGATATTTACATAACTATAACAG GTCAACTCTATTTTGCCATCCTGCCCCAGAAGACCAGAAGTACTTGCGAAAGGCACTGCTTCTGCATAGACGATGAGCTGTCCTACGAGAA CTTCTACGCGGACTTCGGACCTCTCAACCTGGCCATGTTTTATCGCTTCTGTTGCAAGCTGACAAAGAAGCTGAAG TCCTTCTCCCTGGCCAAGAAGAAGATCGTCTTCTACACCTGCGGAGACCAGAAGAAGCAAGCTAACGCGGCCTATCTCATCGGCTCGTACGCG GTGATGCACCTCCAGATGAGCCCAGAAGAGACCTATGGGCTGTTGGTGTCCAGGTACTCCACTTACCTTCCCTTCAG AGATGCCTCTTTCGGCACCTGCCTGTACAACCTTAACATCCTGGACTGCCTCCGAGCCATTCACAAG GCGTTGCAGTTCGGCTGGCTGGACTTCTCCAAGTTTGACGTGGAGGAGTACGAGCACTACGAG AGAGCGGAGAACGGAGACTTCAACTGGATCATCCCCGGGAAGTTCCTGGCCTTCAGTGGCCCTCATCCCAAAAGCAAGATGGAGAACG gttaCCCCCTCCATGCTCCAGAGGCTTACTTCCCCTACTTCAGGAAGCACAACGTTACGACTATCGTCCGGCTCAACAAGAAGATGTATGAAGCCAAGCGCTTCGCGGCCGCGGGCTTCCAGCACCACGACCTGTTCTTCGTGGACGGCAGCACGCCCACCGACGCCATCGTCCGCCGCTTCCTGAACATCTGCGAGAACGCAGAGGGAGTCATCGCAGTCCACTGCAAAG CTGGTCTGGGCAGAACGGggactctgattggctgctacATGATGAAGCACTACCGTGTGAGTGCGGCCGAGGCGATCGCCTGGATACGGATCTGCCGCCCTGGCTCTGTCATCGGGCCGCAGCAGAACTTTGTGGAGGA GCAGCAGAGCAGCttgtgggtggagggagacgtGTTCCGGGAGAAGGTGCTGGGCGAGCGAGAGAACGGCAGGACGGCGGTCACACGGATCCTGTCGGGGGTTGATGACATCACCATCACCGGGAGCAacaagaactggtcgccccagagagaggaggacttg TAcaacgaggaggacgagaggaacAGTCTCACGCAGGGGGACAAGCTGCGGGCGCTGAAGAGCAAGAGGCAGGCTAGGGCCTCCACGGGATCCCTGTC ACAAGAGGAGAACAAGATTCACACCAGGTCATCATCACAGtctctaag GATCATCCTGCAGTCCAGTGGACAGAGCGTCAAGGTcagcccctcccactcctctgACGACTCCGACACCAGGAAGAGAACACGCACCTCACTTCCTGCCAACTGTGTCGGAGGCAG ccccctgtcccacAGTAGACTAGCCAGGTCGCTAGGCAGCTTGCATGTGGGGGCCTGCCAGAGGCAGCAGCCATGTGACCCGCCCAGCCCGGCCCCCGCTGGAGGCCCGGCCCCCGTTAGCATGACTcaggcccagcagcagcagagcctgCTGGGGCCTCAGAAG ACGCACTGTGTCCAGAGGACGAACGCCCCGCTACTGTCTGCAGTCAGTACGCTTTACGAGATTATG TCACTCCATACCGACGGCTAG
- the cdc14b gene encoding dual specificity protein phosphatase CDC14B isoform X1 has protein sequence MHKARMKRKSERRRLESRKKRCAAKSLEAEPKSDIYITITGQLYFAILPQKTRSTCERHCFCIDDELSYENFYADFGPLNLAMFYRFCCKLTKKLKSFSLAKKKIVFYTCGDQKKQANAAYLIGSYAVMHLQMSPEETYGLLVSRYSTYLPFRDASFGTCLYNLNILDCLRAIHKALQFGWLDFSKFDVEEYEHYERAENGDFNWIIPGKFLAFSGPHPKSKMENGYPLHAPEAYFPYFRKHNVTTIVRLNKKMYEAKRFAAAGFQHHDLFFVDGSTPTDAIVRRFLNICENAEGVIAVHCKAGLGRTGTLIGCYMMKHYRVSAAEAIAWIRICRPGSVIGPQQNFVEEQQSSLWVEGDVFREKVLGERENGRTAVTRILSGVDDITITGSNKNWSPQREEDLYNEEDERNSLTQGDKLRALKSKRQARASTGSLSQEENKIHTRSSSQSLSVPCSRIILQSSGQSVKVSPSHSSDDSDTRKRTRTSLPANCVGGSPLSHSRLARSLGSLHVGACQRQQPCDPPSPAPAGGPAPVSMTQAQQQQSLLGPQKTHCVQRTNAPLLSAVSTLYEIMSLHTDG, from the exons ATGCATAAAGCGAGGATGAAGCGCAAAAGCGAGAGGAGGCGGCTCGAGTCACGGAAAAAACGCTGTGCAGCTAAGAGCTTAGAGGCGGAGCCAAAGTCCGATATTTACATAACTATAACAG GTCAACTCTATTTTGCCATCCTGCCCCAGAAGACCAGAAGTACTTGCGAAAGGCACTGCTTCTGCATAGACGATGAGCTGTCCTACGAGAA CTTCTACGCGGACTTCGGACCTCTCAACCTGGCCATGTTTTATCGCTTCTGTTGCAAGCTGACAAAGAAGCTGAAG TCCTTCTCCCTGGCCAAGAAGAAGATCGTCTTCTACACCTGCGGAGACCAGAAGAAGCAAGCTAACGCGGCCTATCTCATCGGCTCGTACGCG GTGATGCACCTCCAGATGAGCCCAGAAGAGACCTATGGGCTGTTGGTGTCCAGGTACTCCACTTACCTTCCCTTCAG AGATGCCTCTTTCGGCACCTGCCTGTACAACCTTAACATCCTGGACTGCCTCCGAGCCATTCACAAG GCGTTGCAGTTCGGCTGGCTGGACTTCTCCAAGTTTGACGTGGAGGAGTACGAGCACTACGAG AGAGCGGAGAACGGAGACTTCAACTGGATCATCCCCGGGAAGTTCCTGGCCTTCAGTGGCCCTCATCCCAAAAGCAAGATGGAGAACG gttaCCCCCTCCATGCTCCAGAGGCTTACTTCCCCTACTTCAGGAAGCACAACGTTACGACTATCGTCCGGCTCAACAAGAAGATGTATGAAGCCAAGCGCTTCGCGGCCGCGGGCTTCCAGCACCACGACCTGTTCTTCGTGGACGGCAGCACGCCCACCGACGCCATCGTCCGCCGCTTCCTGAACATCTGCGAGAACGCAGAGGGAGTCATCGCAGTCCACTGCAAAG CTGGTCTGGGCAGAACGGggactctgattggctgctacATGATGAAGCACTACCGTGTGAGTGCGGCCGAGGCGATCGCCTGGATACGGATCTGCCGCCCTGGCTCTGTCATCGGGCCGCAGCAGAACTTTGTGGAGGA GCAGCAGAGCAGCttgtgggtggagggagacgtGTTCCGGGAGAAGGTGCTGGGCGAGCGAGAGAACGGCAGGACGGCGGTCACACGGATCCTGTCGGGGGTTGATGACATCACCATCACCGGGAGCAacaagaactggtcgccccagagagaggaggacttg TAcaacgaggaggacgagaggaacAGTCTCACGCAGGGGGACAAGCTGCGGGCGCTGAAGAGCAAGAGGCAGGCTAGGGCCTCCACGGGATCCCTGTC ACAAGAGGAGAACAAGATTCACACCAGGTCATCATCACAGtctctaag TGTTCCGTGTTCCAGGATCATCCTGCAGTCCAGTGGACAGAGCGTCAAGGTcagcccctcccactcctctgACGACTCCGACACCAGGAAGAGAACACGCACCTCACTTCCTGCCAACTGTGTCGGAGGCAG ccccctgtcccacAGTAGACTAGCCAGGTCGCTAGGCAGCTTGCATGTGGGGGCCTGCCAGAGGCAGCAGCCATGTGACCCGCCCAGCCCGGCCCCCGCTGGAGGCCCGGCCCCCGTTAGCATGACTcaggcccagcagcagcagagcctgCTGGGGCCTCAGAAG ACGCACTGTGTCCAGAGGACGAACGCCCCGCTACTGTCTGCAGTCAGTACGCTTTACGAGATTATG TCACTCCATACCGACGGCTAG
- the cdc14b gene encoding dual specificity protein phosphatase CDC14B isoform X7, producing MHKARMKRKSERRRLESRKKRCAAKSLEAEPKSDIYITITGQLYFAILPQKTRSTCERHCFCIDDELSYENFYADFGPLNLAMFYRFCCKLTKKLKSFSLAKKKIVFYTCGDQKKQANAAYLIGSYAVMHLQMSPEETYGLLVSRYSTYLPFRDASFGTCLYNLNILDCLRAIHKALQFGWLDFSKFDVEEYEHYERAENGDFNWIIPGKFLAFSGPHPKSKMENGYPLHAPEAYFPYFRKHNVTTIVRLNKKMYEAKRFAAAGFQHHDLFFVDGSTPTDAIVRRFLNICENAEGVIAVHCKAGLGRTGTLIGCYMMKHYRVSAAEAIAWIRICRPGSVIGPQQNFVEEQQSSLWVEGDVFREKVLGERENGRTAVTRILSGVDDITITGSNKNWSPQREEDLYNEEDERNSLTQGDKLRALKSKRQARASTGSLSQEENKIHTRSSSQSLRIILQSSGQSVKVSPSHSSDDSDTRKRTRTSLPANCVGGSHSIPTARAPLLR from the exons ATGCATAAAGCGAGGATGAAGCGCAAAAGCGAGAGGAGGCGGCTCGAGTCACGGAAAAAACGCTGTGCAGCTAAGAGCTTAGAGGCGGAGCCAAAGTCCGATATTTACATAACTATAACAG GTCAACTCTATTTTGCCATCCTGCCCCAGAAGACCAGAAGTACTTGCGAAAGGCACTGCTTCTGCATAGACGATGAGCTGTCCTACGAGAA CTTCTACGCGGACTTCGGACCTCTCAACCTGGCCATGTTTTATCGCTTCTGTTGCAAGCTGACAAAGAAGCTGAAG TCCTTCTCCCTGGCCAAGAAGAAGATCGTCTTCTACACCTGCGGAGACCAGAAGAAGCAAGCTAACGCGGCCTATCTCATCGGCTCGTACGCG GTGATGCACCTCCAGATGAGCCCAGAAGAGACCTATGGGCTGTTGGTGTCCAGGTACTCCACTTACCTTCCCTTCAG AGATGCCTCTTTCGGCACCTGCCTGTACAACCTTAACATCCTGGACTGCCTCCGAGCCATTCACAAG GCGTTGCAGTTCGGCTGGCTGGACTTCTCCAAGTTTGACGTGGAGGAGTACGAGCACTACGAG AGAGCGGAGAACGGAGACTTCAACTGGATCATCCCCGGGAAGTTCCTGGCCTTCAGTGGCCCTCATCCCAAAAGCAAGATGGAGAACG gttaCCCCCTCCATGCTCCAGAGGCTTACTTCCCCTACTTCAGGAAGCACAACGTTACGACTATCGTCCGGCTCAACAAGAAGATGTATGAAGCCAAGCGCTTCGCGGCCGCGGGCTTCCAGCACCACGACCTGTTCTTCGTGGACGGCAGCACGCCCACCGACGCCATCGTCCGCCGCTTCCTGAACATCTGCGAGAACGCAGAGGGAGTCATCGCAGTCCACTGCAAAG CTGGTCTGGGCAGAACGGggactctgattggctgctacATGATGAAGCACTACCGTGTGAGTGCGGCCGAGGCGATCGCCTGGATACGGATCTGCCGCCCTGGCTCTGTCATCGGGCCGCAGCAGAACTTTGTGGAGGA GCAGCAGAGCAGCttgtgggtggagggagacgtGTTCCGGGAGAAGGTGCTGGGCGAGCGAGAGAACGGCAGGACGGCGGTCACACGGATCCTGTCGGGGGTTGATGACATCACCATCACCGGGAGCAacaagaactggtcgccccagagagaggaggacttg TAcaacgaggaggacgagaggaacAGTCTCACGCAGGGGGACAAGCTGCGGGCGCTGAAGAGCAAGAGGCAGGCTAGGGCCTCCACGGGATCCCTGTC ACAAGAGGAGAACAAGATTCACACCAGGTCATCATCACAGtctctaag GATCATCCTGCAGTCCAGTGGACAGAGCGTCAAGGTcagcccctcccactcctctgACGACTCCGACACCAGGAAGAGAACACGCACCTCACTTCCTGCCAACTGTGTCGGAGGCAG TCACTCCATACCGACGGCTAGAGCTCCTTTACTACGCTGA
- the cdc14b gene encoding dual specificity protein phosphatase CDC14B isoform X3 has protein sequence MHKARMKRKSERRRLESRKKRCAAKSLEAEPKSDIYITITGQLYFAILPQKTRSTCERHCFCIDDELSYENFYADFGPLNLAMFYRFCCKLTKKLKSFSLAKKKIVFYTCGDQKKQANAAYLIGSYAVMHLQMSPEETYGLLVSRYSTYLPFRDASFGTCLYNLNILDCLRAIHKALQFGWLDFSKFDVEEYEHYERAENGDFNWIIPGKFLAFSGPHPKSKMENGYPLHAPEAYFPYFRKHNVTTIVRLNKKMYEAKRFAAAGFQHHDLFFVDGSTPTDAIVRRFLNICENAEGVIAVHCKAGLGRTGTLIGCYMMKHYRVSAAEAIAWIRICRPGSVIGPQQNFVEEQQSSLWVEGDVFREKVLGERENGRTAVTRILSGVDDITITGSNKNWSPQREEDLYNEEDERNSLTQGDKLRALKSKRQARASTGSLSQEENKIHTRSSSQSLSVPCSRIILQSSGQSVKVSPSHSSDDSDTRKRTRTSLPANCVGGSPLSHSRLARSLGSLHVGACQRQQPCDPPSPAPAGGPAPVSMTQAQQQQSLLGPQKSLHTDG, from the exons ATGCATAAAGCGAGGATGAAGCGCAAAAGCGAGAGGAGGCGGCTCGAGTCACGGAAAAAACGCTGTGCAGCTAAGAGCTTAGAGGCGGAGCCAAAGTCCGATATTTACATAACTATAACAG GTCAACTCTATTTTGCCATCCTGCCCCAGAAGACCAGAAGTACTTGCGAAAGGCACTGCTTCTGCATAGACGATGAGCTGTCCTACGAGAA CTTCTACGCGGACTTCGGACCTCTCAACCTGGCCATGTTTTATCGCTTCTGTTGCAAGCTGACAAAGAAGCTGAAG TCCTTCTCCCTGGCCAAGAAGAAGATCGTCTTCTACACCTGCGGAGACCAGAAGAAGCAAGCTAACGCGGCCTATCTCATCGGCTCGTACGCG GTGATGCACCTCCAGATGAGCCCAGAAGAGACCTATGGGCTGTTGGTGTCCAGGTACTCCACTTACCTTCCCTTCAG AGATGCCTCTTTCGGCACCTGCCTGTACAACCTTAACATCCTGGACTGCCTCCGAGCCATTCACAAG GCGTTGCAGTTCGGCTGGCTGGACTTCTCCAAGTTTGACGTGGAGGAGTACGAGCACTACGAG AGAGCGGAGAACGGAGACTTCAACTGGATCATCCCCGGGAAGTTCCTGGCCTTCAGTGGCCCTCATCCCAAAAGCAAGATGGAGAACG gttaCCCCCTCCATGCTCCAGAGGCTTACTTCCCCTACTTCAGGAAGCACAACGTTACGACTATCGTCCGGCTCAACAAGAAGATGTATGAAGCCAAGCGCTTCGCGGCCGCGGGCTTCCAGCACCACGACCTGTTCTTCGTGGACGGCAGCACGCCCACCGACGCCATCGTCCGCCGCTTCCTGAACATCTGCGAGAACGCAGAGGGAGTCATCGCAGTCCACTGCAAAG CTGGTCTGGGCAGAACGGggactctgattggctgctacATGATGAAGCACTACCGTGTGAGTGCGGCCGAGGCGATCGCCTGGATACGGATCTGCCGCCCTGGCTCTGTCATCGGGCCGCAGCAGAACTTTGTGGAGGA GCAGCAGAGCAGCttgtgggtggagggagacgtGTTCCGGGAGAAGGTGCTGGGCGAGCGAGAGAACGGCAGGACGGCGGTCACACGGATCCTGTCGGGGGTTGATGACATCACCATCACCGGGAGCAacaagaactggtcgccccagagagaggaggacttg TAcaacgaggaggacgagaggaacAGTCTCACGCAGGGGGACAAGCTGCGGGCGCTGAAGAGCAAGAGGCAGGCTAGGGCCTCCACGGGATCCCTGTC ACAAGAGGAGAACAAGATTCACACCAGGTCATCATCACAGtctctaag TGTTCCGTGTTCCAGGATCATCCTGCAGTCCAGTGGACAGAGCGTCAAGGTcagcccctcccactcctctgACGACTCCGACACCAGGAAGAGAACACGCACCTCACTTCCTGCCAACTGTGTCGGAGGCAG ccccctgtcccacAGTAGACTAGCCAGGTCGCTAGGCAGCTTGCATGTGGGGGCCTGCCAGAGGCAGCAGCCATGTGACCCGCCCAGCCCGGCCCCCGCTGGAGGCCCGGCCCCCGTTAGCATGACTcaggcccagcagcagcagagcctgCTGGGGCCTCAGAAG TCACTCCATACCGACGGCTAG
- the cdc14b gene encoding dual specificity protein phosphatase CDC14B isoform X5, with the protein MHKARMKRKSERRRLESRKKRCAAKSLEAEPKSDIYITITGQLYFAILPQKTRSTCERHCFCIDDELSYENFYADFGPLNLAMFYRFCCKLTKKLKSFSLAKKKIVFYTCGDQKKQANAAYLIGSYAVMHLQMSPEETYGLLVSRYSTYLPFRDASFGTCLYNLNILDCLRAIHKALQFGWLDFSKFDVEEYEHYERAENGDFNWIIPGKFLAFSGPHPKSKMENGYPLHAPEAYFPYFRKHNVTTIVRLNKKMYEAKRFAAAGFQHHDLFFVDGSTPTDAIVRRFLNICENAEGVIAVHCKAGLGRTGTLIGCYMMKHYRVSAAEAIAWIRICRPGSVIGPQQNFVEEQQSSLWVEGDVFREKVLGERENGRTAVTRILSGVDDITITGSNKNWSPQREEDLYNEEDERNSLTQGDKLRALKSKRQARASTGSLSQEENKIHTRSSSQSLSVPCSRIILQSSGQSVKVSPSHSSDDSDTRKRTRTSLPANCVGGRRTVSRGRTPRYCLQSVRFTRLCHSIPTARAPLLR; encoded by the exons ATGCATAAAGCGAGGATGAAGCGCAAAAGCGAGAGGAGGCGGCTCGAGTCACGGAAAAAACGCTGTGCAGCTAAGAGCTTAGAGGCGGAGCCAAAGTCCGATATTTACATAACTATAACAG GTCAACTCTATTTTGCCATCCTGCCCCAGAAGACCAGAAGTACTTGCGAAAGGCACTGCTTCTGCATAGACGATGAGCTGTCCTACGAGAA CTTCTACGCGGACTTCGGACCTCTCAACCTGGCCATGTTTTATCGCTTCTGTTGCAAGCTGACAAAGAAGCTGAAG TCCTTCTCCCTGGCCAAGAAGAAGATCGTCTTCTACACCTGCGGAGACCAGAAGAAGCAAGCTAACGCGGCCTATCTCATCGGCTCGTACGCG GTGATGCACCTCCAGATGAGCCCAGAAGAGACCTATGGGCTGTTGGTGTCCAGGTACTCCACTTACCTTCCCTTCAG AGATGCCTCTTTCGGCACCTGCCTGTACAACCTTAACATCCTGGACTGCCTCCGAGCCATTCACAAG GCGTTGCAGTTCGGCTGGCTGGACTTCTCCAAGTTTGACGTGGAGGAGTACGAGCACTACGAG AGAGCGGAGAACGGAGACTTCAACTGGATCATCCCCGGGAAGTTCCTGGCCTTCAGTGGCCCTCATCCCAAAAGCAAGATGGAGAACG gttaCCCCCTCCATGCTCCAGAGGCTTACTTCCCCTACTTCAGGAAGCACAACGTTACGACTATCGTCCGGCTCAACAAGAAGATGTATGAAGCCAAGCGCTTCGCGGCCGCGGGCTTCCAGCACCACGACCTGTTCTTCGTGGACGGCAGCACGCCCACCGACGCCATCGTCCGCCGCTTCCTGAACATCTGCGAGAACGCAGAGGGAGTCATCGCAGTCCACTGCAAAG CTGGTCTGGGCAGAACGGggactctgattggctgctacATGATGAAGCACTACCGTGTGAGTGCGGCCGAGGCGATCGCCTGGATACGGATCTGCCGCCCTGGCTCTGTCATCGGGCCGCAGCAGAACTTTGTGGAGGA GCAGCAGAGCAGCttgtgggtggagggagacgtGTTCCGGGAGAAGGTGCTGGGCGAGCGAGAGAACGGCAGGACGGCGGTCACACGGATCCTGTCGGGGGTTGATGACATCACCATCACCGGGAGCAacaagaactggtcgccccagagagaggaggacttg TAcaacgaggaggacgagaggaacAGTCTCACGCAGGGGGACAAGCTGCGGGCGCTGAAGAGCAAGAGGCAGGCTAGGGCCTCCACGGGATCCCTGTC ACAAGAGGAGAACAAGATTCACACCAGGTCATCATCACAGtctctaag TGTTCCGTGTTCCAGGATCATCCTGCAGTCCAGTGGACAGAGCGTCAAGGTcagcccctcccactcctctgACGACTCCGACACCAGGAAGAGAACACGCACCTCACTTCCTGCCAACTGTGTCGGAGGCAG ACGCACTGTGTCCAGAGGACGAACGCCCCGCTACTGTCTGCAGTCAGTACGCTTTACGAGATTATG TCACTCCATACCGACGGCTAGAGCTCCTTTACTACGCTGA
- the cdc14b gene encoding dual specificity protein phosphatase CDC14B isoform X6 produces MHKARMKRKSERRRLESRKKRCAAKSLEAEPKSDIYITITGQLYFAILPQKTRSTCERHCFCIDDELSYENFYADFGPLNLAMFYRFCCKLTKKLKSFSLAKKKIVFYTCGDQKKQANAAYLIGSYAVMHLQMSPEETYGLLVSRYSTYLPFRDASFGTCLYNLNILDCLRAIHKALQFGWLDFSKFDVEEYEHYERAENGDFNWIIPGKFLAFSGPHPKSKMENGYPLHAPEAYFPYFRKHNVTTIVRLNKKMYEAKRFAAAGFQHHDLFFVDGSTPTDAIVRRFLNICENAEGVIAVHCKAGLGRTGTLIGCYMMKHYRVSAAEAIAWIRICRPGSVIGPQQNFVEEQQSSLWVEGDVFREKVLGERENGRTAVTRILSGVDDITITGSNKNWSPQREEDLYNEEDERNSLTQGDKLRALKSKRQARASTGSLSQEENKIHTRSSSQSLSVPCSRIILQSSGQSVKVSPSHSSDDSDTRKRTRTSLPANCVGGSHSIPTARAPLLR; encoded by the exons ATGCATAAAGCGAGGATGAAGCGCAAAAGCGAGAGGAGGCGGCTCGAGTCACGGAAAAAACGCTGTGCAGCTAAGAGCTTAGAGGCGGAGCCAAAGTCCGATATTTACATAACTATAACAG GTCAACTCTATTTTGCCATCCTGCCCCAGAAGACCAGAAGTACTTGCGAAAGGCACTGCTTCTGCATAGACGATGAGCTGTCCTACGAGAA CTTCTACGCGGACTTCGGACCTCTCAACCTGGCCATGTTTTATCGCTTCTGTTGCAAGCTGACAAAGAAGCTGAAG TCCTTCTCCCTGGCCAAGAAGAAGATCGTCTTCTACACCTGCGGAGACCAGAAGAAGCAAGCTAACGCGGCCTATCTCATCGGCTCGTACGCG GTGATGCACCTCCAGATGAGCCCAGAAGAGACCTATGGGCTGTTGGTGTCCAGGTACTCCACTTACCTTCCCTTCAG AGATGCCTCTTTCGGCACCTGCCTGTACAACCTTAACATCCTGGACTGCCTCCGAGCCATTCACAAG GCGTTGCAGTTCGGCTGGCTGGACTTCTCCAAGTTTGACGTGGAGGAGTACGAGCACTACGAG AGAGCGGAGAACGGAGACTTCAACTGGATCATCCCCGGGAAGTTCCTGGCCTTCAGTGGCCCTCATCCCAAAAGCAAGATGGAGAACG gttaCCCCCTCCATGCTCCAGAGGCTTACTTCCCCTACTTCAGGAAGCACAACGTTACGACTATCGTCCGGCTCAACAAGAAGATGTATGAAGCCAAGCGCTTCGCGGCCGCGGGCTTCCAGCACCACGACCTGTTCTTCGTGGACGGCAGCACGCCCACCGACGCCATCGTCCGCCGCTTCCTGAACATCTGCGAGAACGCAGAGGGAGTCATCGCAGTCCACTGCAAAG CTGGTCTGGGCAGAACGGggactctgattggctgctacATGATGAAGCACTACCGTGTGAGTGCGGCCGAGGCGATCGCCTGGATACGGATCTGCCGCCCTGGCTCTGTCATCGGGCCGCAGCAGAACTTTGTGGAGGA GCAGCAGAGCAGCttgtgggtggagggagacgtGTTCCGGGAGAAGGTGCTGGGCGAGCGAGAGAACGGCAGGACGGCGGTCACACGGATCCTGTCGGGGGTTGATGACATCACCATCACCGGGAGCAacaagaactggtcgccccagagagaggaggacttg TAcaacgaggaggacgagaggaacAGTCTCACGCAGGGGGACAAGCTGCGGGCGCTGAAGAGCAAGAGGCAGGCTAGGGCCTCCACGGGATCCCTGTC ACAAGAGGAGAACAAGATTCACACCAGGTCATCATCACAGtctctaag TGTTCCGTGTTCCAGGATCATCCTGCAGTCCAGTGGACAGAGCGTCAAGGTcagcccctcccactcctctgACGACTCCGACACCAGGAAGAGAACACGCACCTCACTTCCTGCCAACTGTGTCGGAGGCAG TCACTCCATACCGACGGCTAGAGCTCCTTTACTACGCTGA